From Lolium perenne isolate Kyuss_39 chromosome 5, Kyuss_2.0, whole genome shotgun sequence, a single genomic window includes:
- the LOC127304676 gene encoding uncharacterized protein, whose product MEGEYYDSLVARFGEQDSLAERFGGENEGPDAWWAELRQRMSQDFLLRNLEERRRAAEDGDTASFVDDVCSDPASKKAMVALQVLTAGETRELDCAVCLEEFVDDGKKLRMMPCSHSFHQRCIFDWLLRNRICPVCRFALPPQSDDDNHSDRELAEKDDGARQFARN is encoded by the coding sequence ATGGAAGGGGAATATTATGATTCCCTCGTCGCACGATTTGGCGAGCAAGATTCCCTCGCCGAACGATTCGGCGGGGAAAACGAAGGCCCCGATGCATGGTGGGCAGAGCTTCGCCAGCGGATGTCCCAGGATTTCCTGTTGAGGAAcctggaggagaggaggagagccgCCGAGGATGGAGATACAGCCTCCTTTGTTGACGATGTCTGCAGTGACCCAGCCTCTAAAAAGGCAATGGTGGCTCTGCAGGTGCTGACGGCGGGCGAGACGAGGGAACTTGACTGCGCAGTATGCCTCGAGGAATTCGTAGACGACGGTAAGAAGCTCAGGATGATGCCCTGCTCCCACTCCTTTCATCAGCGCTGCATATTCGACTGGCTACTCCGTAACCGCATCTGCCCGGTCTGCCGCTTCGCGCTGCCCCCGCAGTCAGACGATGACAACCACAGCGACCGCGAGCTGGCTGAGAAAGACGATGGAGCTCGTCAGTTTGCCCGAAACTGA